In Campylobacter concisus, a single window of DNA contains:
- a CDS encoding ATP-dependent Clp protease ATP-binding subunit: MADITENLTAQMQETLEKGISLAIFSKNPQVVPLHIFWALLADSNSILNQVFNKMNVSKDAVELEVKSKISSLPSSSNVTKDNVSVSRELINSLENAKALMVSMGDSYIAVDTWIVSSLELSEIKQILSKFCDILEIKKNLESIRSGKKIDSQTGDDTLDSLEKFGIDLTQKALNKELDPVIGRDEEITRMMQILIRKSKNNPILLGEPGVGKTAIVEGLAQKIVARDVPTSLANKRVIALDMSAVVAGAKYRGEFEDRLKAVIDEVKKAGNIILFIDEIHTIVGAGASEGGMDAANILKPALARGELHAVGATTLKEYRKYFEKDAALQRRFQPIDVKEPSVNEALQILRGIKERLEVHHGITITDSALVAAARLSDRYIANRFLPDKAIDLIDEAAAELKMQIESEPYELSKIKREIVTLQVEKEALKMEDADKNKERLGEIEKEIADLNEKKLALDTKFENEKAVFGGISKATKEIDSLKSQAEIAKRNGDLQKAAEIEYGKIADAKKHKHELEEKWESMKKEGVLLKNQVDEELVAEILSKWTGISVKKMLTSEKEKYLRIEEHLRESVVGQDDALHALARAVKRNKAGLNEGQRPIGSFLFLGPTGVGKTQSAKALAKFLFDDEKALIRFDMSEYMEKHSVSRLLGAPPGYVGYDEGGQLTEAVRRRPYSVILFDEVEKAHKDVFNILLGILDDGRATDNKGVTVDFKNTIIILTSNIASNFIMELKGEDRDVAVKNELKNYFKPEFLNRLDDTIIFNPLNEQGLISIVEIMFKEFEKTLHNRGIKAILSEEAKKFIAKAGFDIVYGARPLRRALYELVEDKIADMILKDELESGDEITIDSDGEKIIIKKK; encoded by the coding sequence ATGGCTGATATAACAGAAAATTTAACAGCTCAGATGCAAGAAACTCTTGAAAAAGGTATTAGTTTAGCGATATTTTCTAAAAATCCGCAAGTTGTTCCACTTCATATTTTTTGGGCTTTGCTTGCAGATAGCAATTCCATTTTAAACCAAGTGTTTAATAAAATGAATGTAAGTAAAGACGCTGTCGAGCTTGAAGTAAAAAGTAAAATTTCTTCACTTCCAAGTAGCTCAAACGTTACAAAAGATAACGTTTCAGTTTCAAGAGAGCTTATAAATTCTCTTGAAAATGCAAAAGCGTTGATGGTAAGCATGGGAGATAGCTACATAGCTGTTGATACATGGATCGTTTCATCTCTTGAGCTTAGTGAGATCAAACAAATTTTAAGCAAATTTTGCGACATCTTAGAGATCAAAAAGAACCTTGAGAGCATAAGAAGCGGTAAAAAGATAGATAGCCAAACTGGCGATGATACTCTTGATAGCTTAGAGAAATTTGGTATCGATCTAACGCAAAAAGCGCTAAATAAAGAGCTTGATCCAGTCATTGGCCGTGATGAAGAGATCACTAGAATGATGCAAATTTTAATAAGAAAGAGCAAAAACAACCCTATCTTGCTCGGTGAGCCAGGCGTTGGTAAAACAGCCATCGTTGAGGGCTTGGCTCAAAAGATAGTGGCTCGCGACGTGCCAACAAGCCTTGCAAACAAGCGTGTCATCGCACTTGATATGAGCGCAGTTGTAGCTGGTGCAAAGTATAGAGGCGAGTTTGAAGATAGGCTAAAAGCTGTCATTGACGAGGTTAAAAAAGCTGGAAATATAATACTTTTTATAGATGAGATTCACACCATAGTTGGAGCTGGTGCGAGCGAGGGTGGAATGGACGCAGCAAATATCCTAAAACCAGCTCTTGCACGTGGCGAGCTTCACGCTGTTGGTGCGACGACATTAAAAGAGTATAGAAAATACTTTGAAAAAGATGCGGCGCTTCAAAGACGTTTTCAGCCGATAGATGTTAAAGAGCCAAGCGTAAATGAGGCACTTCAAATTTTACGTGGTATAAAAGAGCGTCTTGAAGTTCATCACGGCATCACGATAACAGATAGTGCGCTAGTTGCCGCTGCAAGACTAAGTGACCGCTACATCGCAAACCGCTTCTTGCCAGATAAGGCGATAGACCTTATTGACGAAGCCGCAGCTGAGCTTAAGATGCAAATAGAGAGCGAGCCATACGAGCTTTCAAAGATAAAACGCGAGATCGTAACGCTTCAAGTAGAAAAAGAAGCTCTAAAGATGGAGGATGCGGATAAAAATAAAGAAAGACTTGGCGAGATCGAAAAAGAGATAGCTGACCTAAACGAGAAAAAGCTAGCGCTTGATACTAAATTTGAAAACGAAAAGGCTGTTTTTGGCGGAATTTCAAAAGCTACAAAAGAGATCGATAGCTTAAAATCACAAGCTGAGATAGCAAAAAGAAATGGTGATCTTCAAAAGGCTGCCGAGATAGAATACGGCAAAATAGCTGACGCTAAAAAGCACAAACACGAGCTTGAAGAAAAATGGGAGAGCATGAAAAAAGAGGGCGTGCTTCTTAAAAATCAAGTCGATGAAGAGCTTGTGGCTGAAATTTTGAGCAAATGGACTGGAATTTCAGTTAAAAAGATGCTAACAAGTGAAAAAGAGAAATATCTGCGCATCGAAGAGCATCTAAGAGAGAGTGTCGTCGGTCAAGATGACGCGCTACATGCACTTGCACGTGCTGTTAAGAGAAACAAAGCAGGGCTAAATGAAGGTCAAAGGCCGATTGGTTCGTTTTTATTTCTTGGGCCAACAGGCGTTGGTAAAACCCAGTCTGCTAAAGCTTTGGCTAAATTTTTATTTGACGATGAGAAGGCGCTTATCCGCTTTGATATGAGCGAATATATGGAAAAACATAGCGTGAGCAGGCTTCTTGGTGCGCCTCCAGGATATGTAGGCTACGATGAGGGCGGTCAGCTAACAGAGGCAGTTCGCAGAAGACCTTACTCAGTTATACTTTTTGACGAGGTTGAAAAGGCTCACAAAGATGTATTTAACATACTTTTGGGAATTTTAGATGACGGACGTGCGACTGATAACAAAGGTGTAACGGTTGATTTTAAAAACACTATCATCATTTTAACTTCAAACATTGCTTCAAATTTCATCATGGAGCTAAAGGGTGAAGATCGTGATGTGGCTGTTAAAAATGAGCTTAAAAACTACTTTAAACCTGAGTTTTTAAATAGGCTTGATGATACTATCATCTTTAATCCTCTAAACGAACAAGGTTTGATATCTATCGTTGAGATCATGTTTAAAGAGTTTGAAAAAACTCTTCATAACCGCGGTATCAAGGCAATTTTGAGCGAAGAGGCTAAGAAATTTATCGCAAAAGCTGGCTTTGACATAGTTTATGGCGCAAGACCTCTTAGAAGAGCGCTTTACGAGCTAGTTGAAGACAAGATCGCTGATATGATCTTAAAAGATGAGCTTGAAAGCGGCGATGAGATCACCATTGATAGCGATGGTGAGAAGATCATTATTAAGAAAAAATAA
- a CDS encoding S41 family peptidase, translated as MGEILNKFSRFFALKITGALLISSVAVNALFAKSEDEASAKLEALSKLTKTISTVEKYYVDDIKFKEIIDKAIAGLMQNLDAHSSFLNEKAYKDMQVQTSGEFGGLGITVGIKDSALTVISPIEDTPADKAGIKSGDIILRIDGNSTIGTTIDEAVNKMRGKPKTPITITILRKGEQKPFDVKIIRDLIKVESVYAKMIENDNILYVRVTNFDKNVVTKVKEAIKEYPKASGIILDLRNNPGGLLNQAVDLVDLFVDNGVIVSQKGRDASENVEYKASASKTLSKLPLVALVNGGSASASEIVSGSLQDHKRAVIIGENTFGKGSVQVILPIDDTEALRLTIARYYLPSGRTIQAVGVTPDVVVHPGKVPQSDDSAFSIKESELKAHLKSELNKINPTSEGNKTEAKDDKKIITQKKVDEDIQLKTAIDTIKILKIKQ; from the coding sequence ATAGGAGAAATTTTGAATAAATTTAGTAGATTTTTTGCACTAAAAATTACAGGTGCCTTGCTTATCTCAAGCGTAGCAGTGAATGCACTTTTTGCAAAGAGTGAAGACGAAGCAAGTGCGAAGCTTGAAGCACTTTCAAAGCTTACAAAAACAATTTCAACCGTTGAAAAATACTATGTTGATGATATTAAATTTAAAGAGATCATCGATAAAGCCATTGCTGGTTTAATGCAAAATTTAGATGCTCACTCAAGCTTTTTAAATGAAAAAGCTTACAAAGATATGCAGGTGCAAACAAGTGGAGAATTTGGTGGCCTTGGCATAACAGTAGGCATTAAAGATAGCGCATTAACCGTTATCTCACCGATAGAAGATACCCCAGCTGATAAAGCAGGTATAAAATCAGGCGACATTATCTTAAGGATAGATGGGAACTCAACTATTGGTACAACGATAGATGAGGCAGTAAATAAAATGCGCGGCAAGCCAAAAACTCCAATAACTATCACAATTTTGCGAAAAGGTGAGCAAAAACCATTTGACGTAAAGATCATAAGAGATCTTATAAAAGTTGAGTCTGTCTATGCAAAAATGATAGAAAATGACAACATTCTTTATGTGCGTGTCACAAATTTTGACAAAAATGTTGTTACAAAGGTAAAAGAAGCGATCAAAGAATATCCAAAAGCAAGTGGCATCATACTTGATCTTAGGAATAACCCTGGCGGACTTTTAAATCAAGCTGTTGATCTAGTTGATCTTTTTGTAGATAACGGCGTCATCGTCTCTCAAAAAGGTCGCGACGCATCTGAAAATGTAGAGTATAAAGCAAGTGCTAGTAAAACTCTTTCAAAACTACCGCTTGTTGCACTAGTAAATGGCGGAAGTGCTAGTGCTAGCGAGATCGTAAGTGGCTCACTTCAAGATCATAAACGTGCTGTAATAATCGGCGAAAATACCTTTGGCAAAGGAAGCGTCCAAGTGATCCTACCAATAGACGACACCGAAGCACTAAGACTAACCATCGCAAGATACTACTTGCCAAGTGGTAGAACTATCCAAGCAGTTGGCGTAACACCTGATGTAGTCGTGCATCCTGGCAAAGTGCCGCAAAGTGACGATAGTGCATTTAGCATCAAAGAGAGCGAGCTAAAAGCACACCTAAAAAGCGAGCTAAATAAGATAAATCCTACAAGCGAGGGCAATAAAACTGAAGCAAAAGATGATAAAAAGATAATCACGCAAAAAAAAGTTGATGAAGATATTCAATTAAAAACAGCAATTGATACGATCAAAATTTTAAAAATAAAACAATAA
- the purC gene encoding phosphoribosylaminoimidazolesuccinocarboxamide synthase gives MQKRELIYEGKGKKMYATDDANLLVAEFKDDLTAFDAQKRGNEAGKGALNNKISTQLFKLLESKGIVTDLVETISDTEQVVKKCEIIPLEVVVRNIATGSLSKRLGIKEGTVLPFTLVEFYYKNDDLHDPLVTDEHCIIMGLVKSEKDLQTLRHTAREINSILFKFFAERDLKLVDFKIEFGIDKDGNIILADEISPDSCRFWDAKTNEKLDKDRFRQDLGSVKVAYEEVLRRILS, from the coding sequence ATGCAAAAAAGAGAGCTTATTTACGAGGGAAAAGGTAAAAAAATGTATGCCACAGACGATGCAAATCTGCTTGTGGCTGAATTTAAAGACGATCTAACAGCATTTGATGCTCAAAAAAGAGGCAACGAAGCTGGTAAAGGCGCATTAAATAATAAAATTTCAACACAGCTTTTTAAGCTTTTGGAGAGTAAAGGCATCGTGACTGACCTAGTTGAGACTATCAGCGACACTGAGCAAGTAGTCAAAAAATGCGAGATTATTCCTCTTGAAGTTGTTGTTAGAAACATTGCAACTGGTTCACTAAGTAAAAGACTTGGCATAAAAGAAGGCACGGTTTTACCTTTTACACTTGTTGAGTTTTACTACAAAAATGACGATTTACACGATCCATTAGTAACAGATGAGCACTGTATCATTATGGGATTAGTAAAGAGCGAAAAAGATCTTCAAACTCTAAGACACACAGCAAGGGAGATCAACTCTATATTATTTAAATTTTTTGCCGAAAGAGATCTAAAATTAGTTGATTTTAAAATAGAATTTGGTATCGATAAAGATGGCAATATCATTTTAGCTGATGAGATAAGCCCTGATAGTTGTAGATTCTGGGATGCTAAAACTAATGAAAAACTTGATAAAGATAGATTTAGACAAGACCTTGGTAGCGTAAAAGTCGCTTACGAAGAAGTTTTAAGAAGAATTCTTTCTTAA
- the purS gene encoding phosphoribosylformylglycinamidine synthase subunit PurS, giving the protein MKAVVNIALRSGVLDPAGKAVEHALNSLGFSGVSNVRIGKQIVLDIDENDKAKANEQLKVMCEELLANTVIEDYEIVL; this is encoded by the coding sequence ATGAAAGCTGTTGTAAATATAGCATTAAGAAGTGGGGTCCTTGACCCTGCTGGCAAAGCAGTGGAGCATGCTTTAAATTCTCTTGGATTTAGTGGTGTGTCAAATGTCAGAATAGGCAAACAAATTGTTTTAGACATAGACGAGAACGATAAAGCTAAAGCAAACGAGCAGCTAAAAGTGATGTGTGAAGAACTTTTAGCAAATACTGTCATCGAAGACTATGAGATCGTGTTATGA
- the purQ gene encoding phosphoribosylformylglycinamidine synthase I produces the protein MKVAIILFPGTNCEEDTAHAFKLLGCQTQIIWHKEDKIDADLVVLPGGFSYGDYLRTAAIAKFSPAMQAVKEHAKKGGYILGICNGFQMLLELGLLKGAMRRNENLNFVSKYHHLKVISNNNKFLANLAKNEVVNIPIAHGEGNYYTDENTLKNLYDNDQVLLKYCDAKGNKINPNGSVDNIAGICDESKKIFGLMPHPERACEKILGTDDGMKMLKGLVW, from the coding sequence ATGAAAGTAGCGATTATACTTTTTCCTGGCACAAACTGCGAAGAAGACACAGCTCACGCATTTAAATTGCTTGGATGCCAAACACAGATCATTTGGCACAAAGAAGATAAGATTGACGCTGATCTAGTCGTACTTCCAGGCGGTTTTAGCTATGGAGATTATCTAAGAACAGCTGCGATAGCTAAATTTAGCCCAGCTATGCAAGCTGTAAAAGAGCATGCAAAAAAAGGCGGCTATATCTTAGGAATTTGCAATGGTTTTCAGATGCTGCTTGAGCTTGGACTCTTAAAGGGTGCGATGAGAAGAAATGAAAATTTAAATTTCGTCTCAAAATACCATCATCTAAAGGTAATCTCAAATAACAATAAATTCTTAGCAAATTTAGCCAAAAATGAAGTAGTTAATATCCCTATTGCTCACGGCGAGGGCAACTATTATACTGATGAAAACACTCTAAAAAACCTTTACGACAACGATCAAGTATTACTAAAATACTGTGATGCTAAAGGTAACAAAATAAATCCAAATGGCTCAGTCGATAATATAGCTGGAATTTGTGATGAGAGCAAAAAGATTTTTGGTCTTATGCCTCATCCTGAGCGCGCTTGTGAGAAAATTTTAGGCACAGATGATGGCATGAAGATGCTAAAAGGTCTAGTTTGGTAA
- a CDS encoding SH3 domain-containing protein has translation MVKHFLFVSLLIINLFAVNTDEVSVFDMMDEAREDKFVNSPAAKPKTQKPAKEQDFSRKFVSPQPERITPEQMRNIVPTNEPDINVPDNQIYDKIKVKELLLKATNVPKNVVIGEIFNVEIVADTQNDLEFEFETQLDETNIKWLNKKNFQWVKSEDNKYVGTFYLEATSIDAKTLKVSLDLKRNGENYQNSSINIFLPKLKELRSDENYNHIVADNLEVRKFKTTKFDDINNIMVVEIYGNNVDLSAFNIENKTILKQGVDTINGDFNSQSAYYFAVFKPNKKSLDFNYYNLKKAKFESFSLPVSVEDDDVSTQIGLNPKQSEFSTYKDITIYSCAVIFILLAIWRRRLSYFFVAAVFIALGIYTYNPFGKAILKPDISVSILPTKNSTIFYTSRKNENVEILDIKGDYSKILFADGKIGWVKKDNLVKN, from the coding sequence TTGGTAAAACATTTTCTTTTTGTCTCCCTACTCATAATAAATTTATTTGCTGTAAACACTGATGAAGTTAGTGTTTTTGATATGATGGATGAAGCCAGGGAGGATAAATTTGTAAATAGTCCTGCCGCAAAGCCGAAAACTCAAAAACCAGCTAAAGAGCAAGACTTTTCAAGAAAATTTGTATCACCACAGCCAGAGCGCATCACTCCGGAACAGATGAGAAATATCGTGCCAACAAATGAACCAGATATTAATGTTCCTGATAATCAAATTTACGATAAGATCAAAGTCAAAGAACTTCTTTTAAAAGCCACAAACGTACCAAAAAATGTTGTTATAGGGGAAATTTTTAATGTTGAGATAGTGGCTGATACGCAAAATGACCTTGAGTTTGAGTTTGAGACACAGCTTGATGAAACAAATATCAAATGGCTAAATAAGAAAAATTTTCAATGGGTAAAAAGCGAAGACAACAAATATGTAGGTACTTTTTATCTTGAAGCAACAAGCATTGATGCAAAGACTTTAAAAGTTAGCTTGGATCTAAAAAGAAATGGCGAAAACTATCAAAACTCAAGTATAAATATCTTTTTGCCAAAGCTAAAAGAGCTTAGAAGCGATGAGAATTACAACCATATCGTGGCTGATAATCTTGAAGTTAGGAAATTTAAGACAACAAAATTTGATGATATAAACAATATCATGGTTGTAGAAATTTATGGTAACAACGTAGATCTAAGTGCTTTTAATATTGAAAATAAAACGATATTAAAGCAAGGCGTAGATACGATAAATGGCGACTTTAACTCACAAAGTGCATATTATTTTGCAGTATTTAAGCCAAATAAAAAATCGCTTGACTTTAACTACTACAACCTAAAAAAGGCTAAATTTGAAAGCTTTTCTTTGCCAGTGAGTGTCGAAGATGACGATGTCAGCACACAAATCGGACTAAACCCAAAACAAAGCGAGTTTAGCACCTATAAAGATATCACGATATACTCTTGTGCGGTAATTTTTATATTATTAGCTATTTGGCGCAGAAGGCTTAGCTACTTTTTTGTAGCAGCTGTTTTTATCGCACTTGGAATTTATACCTACAACCCTTTTGGTAAGGCTATTCTAAAACCAGATATTAGCGTTTCGATCTTGCCTACAAAAAACTCAACCATTTTTTACACATCTCGTAAAAATGAAAATGTAGAAATTTTAGACATAAAAGGTGACTACTCAAAAATTTTATTTGCTGATGGTAAGATTGGCTGGGTAAAAAAGGATAATCTTGTTAAAAATTAG
- a CDS encoding lysophospholipid acyltransferase family protein gives MILLKIRALFFAIEFVISVVLVVFFMWLFNDKNRAIRKFWGRSQRFFGGYKLEVIGDFKDEANILLINHQSMLDIIVLEEVHPKNLCWIAKAQIGKIPIIGKILSLPKMIAVERENKHSLIKLLKEAKDRVENGRVLAIFPEGTRSQTNKLLPFKGGAKMLVEKLNLKVQPIVIIGSDALKVKEFSFKKADIKIFCLDLVDTSKENWLEATRESMQKVLDENRK, from the coding sequence ATAATCTTGTTAAAAATTAGAGCTTTATTTTTTGCTATTGAGTTTGTTATCAGCGTTGTTCTAGTTGTCTTTTTTATGTGGCTATTTAATGATAAAAATAGAGCCATAAGAAAATTTTGGGGAAGATCGCAAAGGTTTTTTGGTGGATATAAACTTGAAGTAATTGGTGATTTTAAAGATGAGGCCAATATCTTGCTTATAAATCATCAAAGTATGCTTGACATTATTGTGCTTGAAGAGGTTCATCCAAAAAATCTTTGCTGGATAGCAAAGGCACAAATCGGCAAAATTCCTATAATTGGTAAAATTTTGAGCCTGCCAAAGATGATAGCAGTTGAGCGTGAAAATAAGCACTCTTTAATAAAACTTTTAAAAGAGGCTAAAGATAGAGTTGAAAATGGTCGTGTTTTAGCTATTTTTCCTGAAGGAACAAGATCGCAAACTAACAAGCTTTTACCATTTAAAGGCGGAGCTAAAATGCTTGTAGAAAAGCTAAATTTAAAAGTTCAGCCTATTGTGATTATTGGGAGCGATGCTTTAAAAGTAAAGGAGTTTAGCTTTAAAAAAGCAGATATTAAAATATTTTGTCTTGATCTAGTAGATACCTCTAAAGAAAACTGGTTAGAGGCAACTAGAGAGAGTATGCAAAAAGTCCTAGACGAAAATAGAAAATAA